In Periophthalmus magnuspinnatus isolate fPerMag1 chromosome 9, fPerMag1.2.pri, whole genome shotgun sequence, the sequence TGTAGCAGCGATTTGGTGTGTGGACTAACTTGATGCTATAGTAACAGGTGAGAAAACTGACATACCAGACCATTATAAATTTGAAGCAAAAGATAAGAACAAGAAGGATGCTATAAGGCAGAGACGGGATGTGGCACTCGTTGTCAATCTCGTCCATGGTCATCCAGAGGTAGCAGATAAGCTGATGAACCAAGTTGGCGCTGGACAGAGCCACTACAATGGTTTCACTGGGGGACCACTGCTTTGTATGCTGGTAGTGAGACAGGCTACTCAGCAAGATGAAGAGGTTAAAGAACACCGTGCAGACTGCAAACAAGCCAGTTATTATCCAGATGGCCAACTTACTCGCGCCCAACATGTTGATAGTCCTTATGCCGGCAGCTTGCGCAGTTTAAAGCGTTATGAGGAGAACTTGCGCCTCAGCAGCCTGTGTCTCTTTTTGATGTCCGCTCTTTGTGCAGTTTTCAAACAGATGACAAGATGGTAGGAATTATGCGCGCACTTTCCAAACCAGACATGGCCTTGTTACCTTCAAAGAAAATAGTGAACAGAACAAGCTAGTTACATTGCTGCCGGCTTTAATCCTATCTACAAGTGTCTTGGAATGCAATACGCAAAGTGGCTCGATTCACTTAGAGTACTACTTCAACCTTGTTTAGCTCAGCAAGAAAAGGGTTAATGGTGCCATAAGAAACAGCTCAATAAAGACCTGACTCTGCTATATATGAGCAGAGAAGTATGACTGAATAAAATGATATGTTTATTAATTGCCATAAAATAAATGAGGAAACGTTTGCTTTTGTTCATTTGAGGCCTAAAACGTGGCAATATTGTGACTCACGCATAGATGTGTGTATCAGATTGTGAGAAAACTGCATTGTTTCTCAGTATCAACCCAGTTTAGCTCTGGATTAATCTTTGTTTAGTCTCTTGACAGTTCTGCGTTTTGACTTGTGGCTATACtctccatggatttcagaattatTGCCACAgtgattaacagtttaaaataaaatgttgtatatTTTGAATCTACAAAGTCCTCAAAACCTTACATATAactggaagctgaaacccatgaacattCCCTgattaattctggtttagaatTGGTTTATTCCTTGTAATGAGTTTGTCCTTATTGTTCAAAATGCTGTTGTGGTAAATTCCCATAACCTCTTTTACTCCTGATAGATTCAATAATGGCTATCTGGAGAAATCCCTGAAACCCTCTCTAAATACATAGTCTTTGTTTTTTGATGCGTTGCATGACTCAATACCGTTGTTGGCTTTGGCTGAAGAAtcccttgttttgttttgttgatccCAGCATTAATCCTCGCCTGGAGACATCTGAAGGAGGCCAACAACACAAGGTGAACTCCCTGGATCCTAGACTGCTGCTTGTGAAGAGCAGATTTATACAGCAGCGTTAGCCCACATTTGCATCGACCACAGGTAGTTGTGGTGGCGGCTTATTTGTATGTGACCCTGATTATGCAACATCTGTGCTAATTATACAGGCAAATTGAGTTTTATTGTATgtcgaagaaaaaaaaatctgaaacgaTATTATGCAGGGAAGACTGTAGCTGTCAAACAGACACTGACACTGATTTACATGATTTACATGATTATCCAACTGCAGAGTCATCAAAATAATcaatacttttaattaaaactagtatttaaACTAGATTCtaatttacaatttacaaaaacaaaaaaagatgaCGTTAGACCTTCGCTGAACACTTTTAAAATGGAAATGCTGTGCTGTGAACTGCTTCACAACATTTTGTGGAGAAAAATTGCTTTCTAATGTTTAAAGTATGtaattgtggtattgaaattggtATTGAGTGTAGTGTCTTTTGCTTAGTAATAAAAATCAAGttggaaaaatgttttttattacaacTCTGAATAAGCCTTAAATCATGGTTGTTTTGCTGGTAATGTAGTTGTTTTCCTGATGATATGATACATGTATTGCATTAGTTAACATAGCTATTTCATGTGACTTATTTATATGGGTAATATTTTTATCTGTTATAATGCAGCTCCTGGCGCATAACCAGGACCTGTCAGTTTCTACCACAGACCACACTGGACCACAACAGGAAGATGGTTAACCcacacatttacaaacacaaaccaCCAACACCGGCAGCACAGGCTTTTACCTGATAAGAAAAGCCAATCACCCAACAATGACCTTCAGCAGTGTGGACATTATAATCCCTTATCACTCAATCTGCAGTGACTCAGTTTCTTTGTTCACTGTTAAATAATGTATACAAGACACACATGTAAGCAATGTTGTGTCTCACATTATGTTTTAGTTAAAGTCAGCTTCTACCTCTAGTGTTACCTGTGACACTGTTTTAAATGCAAATCTTAAAATGCAGAGCTTGTGCTGTTTTCAGTATCATCTGCCTCACCTCATATGAAACACCTCAGCTTCATGATTCTTTCTTATCTTATCTAAGTATTTTTGTGACGTTTGATGctatgaatgtaaaatgttATCTCACCTTCCACTTCAAAGCGGTCACCAAAAACACCAACGTTCTGTtacaatttgaaaaacatacccCATGGAAGGCTTTTTTGTTCTTCTTGAAGTTTAGGTCCTTAACCTAAATGCTTGTTTAAGAGgcagtgaaaaacatgtttttgcaaTATTATGTGTGAAGCTTATAATTTCAGGTAAATGAGATACAATTTCCAATAATTTCCCTTTCCCTTCCAGTGACTGTGAATCCAAACGGCCGTGTGATGTTGCGTCTTTGGCGATGATCTGTTACACACTTGTAAACAAATGTGAGACCTTCACAGATTAGAGCAGGGAGGTAGTGCCCTGAAGGTGGCTCGGAGCTGAATGCATTACTGACCTGGACCACCAGCCCTTCGGCACCTGCAGCAGGCCTTATTAATGCTGCGCACCTTTGAAGGCGATGTACcggtgcagaggagaggtgggCTATAGGCATATATATCCTCAATCCTGTACATTGTATATAGGATGTGTGTAGAGTGCTGACGCAGCCCAGTGCCGCTGAGACTGGCAGCTAAGGGTTTCCACCTCAGGTGAATGTAGCCACAATCACTGCACGAGCATCTGAAAGCTTTGCAAATCAAGGACAGAAAAGGCACTTTCGCAGCACTTTGTTCTGCATCTTTTTCAACACAGAAAGTAATAAACTCCACTATGTCAAAAAAtttgactgaaaaacatttttttgaaaCACTGATTTAGATATGTGTCTGAGTgtcttaattttttatttggaaaagactaaaccagcacatAATCAGgcttaaccaggtctaatgcAGGACTTAATTAGGACTTATAATAATACCATAGAGCAAATAATACCATAAACAACATGTTTATTAAAACACTGTATTATCCATCTCTGATTAAGAAATGCATAAAAGGCACCAAACTATTTACACATTAGTTACAGTTTAAgcaaaaatattgtaatacCTCTTCTGAGACATTTCAcagacattttatatacaaattgcacatttacaaatacataaaacattgtTCTGTACATCTCAATACTCCATAGCTTAGTGTGACAGTAAAGTCCTCTGCAGTGCTCTCAGACAGGGTATCCATATTGGGGGTCATATTTGAGGGAGTGTGTGTGGTTTGGGACTCTGTTGGAGCGCTGTGAGTCTTTGAGAGAGCCTCCTGTGTAGATGGCATTTGGTGCAGACTCGCTGGATTGGGGGTTCCTTACATTGCTGTACTGGACCCCATGGTGCGTGTGGTAGCTCAGGACAGAGCGCATACTGGTGGCTCTGCTGGTGGGACGGCTTTCTGGGGCTTGGGCGTCCTCCCTGAGAAGAACATGCAGAGATTGAAGAgttgattttgataccaagaaaagatcatttaaaaaaattagactatagaatataattttcaacacaaatgaATAGTACTTTTTTTAATGTACCATTCTGTAACTGTATCCTGTACTTGAAAGATCTATTCCTATTCTATTTAGTGTAggcccctgttgtattctcacatttcactactagatgctatctacggTACTCCCATCTGATAATGTGCCAGTTTTGACCTAGTAAGAGAAGACCAGCGAGCGCAtttgagtctgaacaaaggccggGTGAGGAGGTAAATACACTTACAGGTACATCAATACTTATTCAAagatatattacatttttacattggtTCTTCTAAAAACTTGCAAGTTTAATGTTGCtcatttgaaaaaagaaaaaaaaatctgtctttcATATTCatcatcaaaataaaagtccGTTTAAACGTTAGGCAAGGTCACTCTGCTCGGAAACAATTTGGGTTCAGTTAATTAAAGTCCTGTCTGCAATCTAAAGCTTATCTAACATTCATACAATTCCAGCAATATCTCCATTAACTGTTCAATTTTGCGTCTATGACTTGAAGCACTCTTATTAAATGACTCACTTCACTTAACAAAAATCTTTCTGAAAAAACAACTATTCTGAAGTACATAGTCAGTATGTTCCTCCTTGTGTAAAAGAATTGCATGTTTTCAGGACACATTAGAATAGAAAAACTTGCTTTTACTTAAAGGAGGGGAGTTTGTCAattactcgtctccatggaagtcAGAATTATTGCATTATAGCACACATTCTCagtgtaaatgaataaaagccTGACATTTTTTATAGGAAgagctgtaaaaacctaaccctaagtacaatattcataatctcttgtataaatgttgattattgttcatatatgtAATTTAAGGTCTTTTTGAGCTGGCCAGACAGTTTTTGTCATTGtttgcttgcataaaagttactcaaaagcacatttgttttaatatttttcttctacttaaactggtgTTACATGCTTATTTGCTgcatcaatggaaaaataagaatggatttgtaaaatagaggtagttgtgtgaaaaaagggcaaaagtacagTTGAAGTTGATACCTCCttttacatgatttttatggcaaaaaaaagaaaaaaaaagtctagacgAGCTACAATGGTCTATAatgtccttaaagggttaaatatggacttcctgtttgtaaattGTAATAATACTCTTCTACTAAATGCATAGGCCTCTGTTGACTGAGCTAACCTGATTTCATTGGCTCGCTCTTTTTCATATCTCCTCTTGTTGCAGCAGCAGATGAGCAGCCATatgagcagcaggagcagcaggaggagcaggagagcaCCTATGACAGCCCCCACGATCATACCCACTCTATTGGTCGCTAGATAAAGACAAAGAAATCACATGTAAGTACCACATTTAGCACATTAGCTTCATCTTACTACttactttttatgtatttaaaggagacctatttatttttttctggtatttagtatatgacataaaataaaacatacataagcCATTATTTAACactgcaatattgatttaaaatggctAAATAACAGAAACCagtgacttcctgtttaaaTTTGGCCGATAGACCAAATTAGTAAaatttcactgtagcaagctGAGGGTTTAAAAATGGTTACTTAATATTTTTAACCCTATTTGTATGACCAGGATGTAAGTACAGAGCATTGGGCAGGGAGTAGGTAAAAACTGAATTTTTTGGAGCACTCAAGCCATGAACGCAGGGCAAtacaagattattcaaacatgtatgaatcagtcgaaatacaactctgagtaagctaatgatgagggatCACAAatataacacggttaaaagctcataaaagtctattttacataatatgccCCCCTTTTAAGATTGTACAGACTGCACCAGATAATGTTGagtcacatacaaaaacaacatggccAGAGGAAAAGAGTGTATTTAGAGTACAATTAGAAGTGACTTACGGTTGTATGCGCGCAGTACATATTTACACTGTCCTGACCCCACGGCATTCTTCACCACACACGCGTAGGTCCCGACATAGCTGTCTGTGTGGTTTTTTATCAACAGCACCCCGGTGGAATAGTCTTAATGAGAGAACACAGAAGTTATAGGTTTTTCATAATGAAGACAAAGTGATACAGTTCTCTGCAAGGTAAAAAAGGATCTGAAAAAGCGGTCATTAGAAACAAATAGAAAACAGGAATATTTTGAATTACAGACCAGTGAAGTTTGATTTCAGGTCTGGTCTGTCTTAAAGCCAATGATCTTCTAGTTCAAGAGTAAATGATGTACTTTCCATTAAGCCAAAGGTTCTTCTCACTCAAAATAGCTGAAAATGAACTGCATCTaatcattttataattttgatCTGTCCTTTAACACTGTAATCTTGACCAAGTGTACAATGCACTGACAGAATTGCTAATTCAGTGACAACAAGCTCTAAGCTTTAATTAAAACACTCAAAATTATTTTCTAAAAAACATGAttcattatgtaactgttaCATGACCCCGTCTTTTTGTAACAGAAATAAGAGGCTTTTGAGCACCTTCAAAATTACAGCTTTTAGGTGACTGTTTCACAATATACTTAAATTTTTACTTTCAGCAGCCCTCCATGGGGCCTTTGTGTTCTTTCTGTTAAACCTATCTTGCTTTGTAAAATAGAGCtatagtgcagttttaactaTTGCTGTTACAATTATATAAGGGATACATAATAATTGTATATTTAATACACATCTAGCTGGCAGAGTGCTTTTTGACAAATGGATCCTGGTTACATTTGTATAGTTTACCTTGGGTGGCGGTTGGGGGCATGGGCCCGTCTGACTCTCTTGTCCATGAATAAGTGAGTGGTATAGAGCCCTCCGGGGCCTTACAGCGCAGGGACACTGTGCTGCCTTTCTCTTCACCGCCTTCAACCCAACACTTAGGTCTTGAAGGGGGAACTGAGGAAGATAAACAAAAAGTGTCATTATTACCTAAAGATGACTATAGACTTTTAGAACTTTGGCTTAGCTTTGtaccatttttttattttttattttattttttttttgtctttgtgagAGACAATCTTCTTtagtttttgtagtatttttctttttttttctttttctgtcttttctatagtgagtagattttttgtttttgtttttgttttctgagCTGATTAACAGCCCAACTGTAAAGTAATAATTAAATCATCCAGAATTTAAAATCGTCCCTTCCATCTCCTTTAACATTGTACATGTTGTTATCAAGCAACAAAAGGAACTATAAAACAGGCTGGGTGAAATTACTGGCAGGGCACATTCCCAGTAAGTGATGGGTGTCATGACGAAAGAGTTAAGGCAAAGACAGCGAACAGGTCAGACCGGTAACTAAGGCATGTCTCTGTACTCACCCATCACTACCAGAGTGACTTTGCGGGTGTCGACTCCAGGTGCTTTCTTCACTTTGCACTGATATGTGGCTGTGTCTGAAGAGTGTAAGTTGGACAGGGAAACTGAGGCGTCACCATTTTTTGGGTCTGCAATAAACTTGAGTCTGTCTTTAATATCCCAGTTCCCGTAGTAATGCGTCTTGTCTCCTGTGTACGATAAGATCTGAAAGGCAGGCATTGTATAATTTTAGATCACTTACAGCAGGTTTTGCTTGAGTTTTCAAAtgtgtaaaagctatatttcaaATGATCACAAAAACATGTCCTAACAACTGTCTTCATAAATTTTCTGTCTGGTGTTTGCATCTATTTTGAAATGTGAATTAGAGCTGAAACAAATTTGCAACTAACTAATCGCAACTAATTAGTCATTGAAACAATTGTCCAAAACATGCCATACGCTGAGACAtgccagacaaagcaataaatacaacataaatTACATGTACATTCTGTGttatgattaaaaatatattcttcCTGAATGCATTATAACAATGGCCTCAAGCAGCATTATTTCAGTTTATTCTTGGGGAATTTGCAACTAGTCAGTTAATCAAAAACAATAATGACTAGATTACTTAATTATCAAAGT encodes:
- the vsig8b gene encoding V-set and immunoglobulin domain-containing protein 8b — protein: MAFSNVKLHVVVLVLVLLYTEVTTAMQVTSTGPQTIHKAKGETVTMGCTYSPGAQDTGELDIEWYNLNPDMTQKDSLILSYTGDKTHYYGNWDIKDRLKFIADPKNGDASVSLSNLHSSDTATYQCKVKKAPGVDTRKVTLVVMVPPSRPKCWVEGGEEKGSTVSLRCKAPEGSIPLTYSWTRESDGPMPPTATQDYSTGVLLIKNHTDSYVGTYACVVKNAVGSGQCKYVLRAYNPTNRVGMIVGAVIGALLLLLLLLLLIWLLICCCNKRRYEKERANEIREDAQAPESRPTSRATSMRSVLSYHTHHGVQYSNVRNPQSSESAPNAIYTGGSLKDSQRSNRVPNHTHSLKYDPQYGYPV